The Streptomyces cynarae genome contains a region encoding:
- the rpsO gene encoding 30S ribosomal protein S15 has product MSLDAATKKQIIGEFGTKEGDTGSPEVQVALLSRRISDLTEHLKTHKHDHHSRRGLLILVGQRRRLLQYLAKKDIQRFRTLVDRLGIRRGAAGAK; this is encoded by the coding sequence GTGTCGCTCGACGCCGCTACGAAGAAGCAGATCATCGGTGAATTCGGTACCAAGGAGGGTGACACCGGCTCCCCCGAGGTCCAGGTCGCTCTGCTGTCCCGTCGGATCTCCGACCTGACCGAGCACCTCAAGACCCACAAGCACGACCACCACTCCCGTCGTGGTCTGCTGATCCTGGTCGGTCAGCGCCGTCGCCTGCTGCAGTACCTGGCGAAGAAGGACATCCAGCGCTTCCGTACGCTGGTCGACCGCCTGGGCATCCGCCGCGGTGCGGCGGGCGCCAAGTAA
- a CDS encoding polyribonucleotide nucleotidyltransferase — protein sequence MENETHYAEAVIDNGSFGTRTIRFETGRLAKQAAGSAVAYLDDDTMVLSATTASKNPKDQLDFFPLTVDVEERMYAAGKIPGSFFRREGRPSEDAILTCRLIDRPLRPSFKKGLRNEIQVVATIMALNPDHLYDVVAINAASASTQLAGLPFSGPIGGVRVALINGQWVAFPTHTELEDAVFDMVVAGRVLEDGDVAIMMVEAEATDKTIKLVEGGAEAPTEEVVAAGLDAAKPFIKVLCKAQADLAAKAAKPTAEFPIFLDYQDDVLEALTAAVRPELAQALTIAGKQERESELDRVKQLAAEKLLPEFEGREKEISAAYRSLTKTLVRERVIKEKKRIDGRGVTDIRTLAAEVEAIPRVHGSALFERGETQILGVTTLNMLRMEQQLDTLSPVTRKRYMHNYNFPPYSTGETGRVGSPKRREIGHGALAERALIPVLPSREEFPYAIRQVSEALGSNGSTSMGSVCASTMSLLNAGVPLKAPVAGIAMGLISQEIDGETHYVTLTDILGAEDAFGDMDFKVAGTKEFVTALQLDTKLDGIPASVLAAALKQARDARLHILDVMMEAIDRPDEMSPHAPRIITVKIPVDKIGEVIGPKGKMINQIQEDTGAEITIEDDGTIYIGAADGPSAEAARATINGIANPTMPEVGERYLGTVVKTTTFGAFVSLLPGKDGLLHISQIRKLAGGKRVENVEDVLGVGQKVQVEIAEIDSRGKLSLIPVIEGEGDEADEAKDDTDK from the coding sequence GTGGAGAACGAGACCCACTACGCCGAGGCCGTCATCGACAACGGCTCCTTCGGCACCCGCACCATCCGCTTCGAGACGGGCCGCCTGGCCAAGCAGGCCGCCGGTTCCGCCGTCGCGTACCTGGACGACGACACGATGGTCCTTTCGGCCACCACCGCGTCCAAGAACCCCAAGGACCAGCTCGACTTCTTCCCGCTGACGGTCGACGTCGAGGAGCGGATGTACGCGGCCGGGAAGATCCCCGGTTCCTTCTTCCGCCGTGAGGGCCGCCCCTCCGAGGACGCGATCCTCACCTGCCGACTCATCGACCGCCCGCTGCGCCCGTCCTTCAAGAAGGGCCTGCGCAACGAGATCCAGGTCGTCGCCACGATCATGGCGCTCAACCCGGACCACCTGTACGACGTCGTGGCGATCAACGCCGCGTCCGCGTCCACGCAGCTGGCCGGTCTGCCCTTCTCCGGCCCGATCGGCGGCGTCCGCGTCGCGCTGATCAACGGCCAGTGGGTCGCGTTCCCGACGCACACCGAGCTCGAGGACGCCGTCTTCGACATGGTCGTCGCCGGCCGCGTCCTGGAGGACGGCGACGTCGCGATCATGATGGTCGAGGCCGAGGCCACCGACAAGACGATCAAGCTGGTCGAGGGCGGCGCCGAGGCACCGACCGAGGAGGTCGTCGCCGCCGGTCTGGACGCTGCGAAGCCCTTCATCAAGGTCCTGTGCAAGGCCCAGGCGGACCTCGCCGCGAAGGCCGCCAAGCCGACCGCCGAGTTCCCGATCTTCCTGGACTACCAGGACGACGTCCTGGAGGCCCTGACCGCCGCCGTCCGCCCCGAGCTGGCCCAGGCGCTCACCATCGCCGGCAAGCAGGAGCGCGAGTCGGAGCTGGACCGCGTCAAGCAGCTCGCCGCCGAGAAGCTCCTGCCGGAGTTCGAGGGCCGCGAGAAGGAGATCTCCGCCGCGTACCGCTCGCTGACCAAGACCCTGGTCCGTGAGCGCGTCATCAAGGAGAAGAAGCGCATCGACGGCCGCGGTGTCACCGACATCCGCACGCTGGCCGCCGAGGTCGAGGCCATCCCGCGGGTCCACGGCTCGGCCCTGTTCGAGCGTGGCGAGACCCAGATCCTGGGCGTCACCACGCTGAACATGCTGCGCATGGAGCAGCAGCTCGACACCCTCTCGCCGGTGACGCGCAAGCGCTACATGCACAACTACAACTTCCCGCCCTACTCCACCGGTGAGACCGGCCGCGTCGGCTCCCCCAAGCGCCGCGAGATCGGCCACGGCGCCCTCGCCGAGCGCGCCCTGATCCCGGTGCTGCCGTCGCGCGAGGAGTTCCCGTACGCGATCCGCCAGGTGTCCGAGGCCCTCGGCTCCAACGGTTCGACGTCCATGGGCTCCGTCTGCGCCTCCACCATGTCGCTGCTGAACGCCGGTGTGCCGCTGAAGGCCCCGGTCGCCGGTATCGCCATGGGCCTGATCTCCCAGGAGATCGACGGCGAGACGCACTACGTGACGCTGACCGACATCCTCGGCGCCGAGGACGCCTTCGGCGACATGGACTTCAAGGTCGCCGGTACGAAGGAGTTCGTGACCGCCCTCCAGCTGGACACCAAGCTGGACGGCATCCCGGCCTCCGTGCTGGCCGCGGCCCTGAAGCAGGCCCGTGACGCCCGCCTGCACATCCTCGACGTGATGATGGAGGCCATCGACCGGCCCGACGAGATGTCCCCGCACGCCCCGCGGATCATCACCGTCAAGATCCCTGTCGACAAGATCGGCGAGGTCATCGGCCCCAAGGGCAAGATGATCAACCAGATCCAGGAGGACACCGGCGCCGAGATCACGATCGAGGACGACGGCACGATCTACATCGGTGCCGCCGACGGCCCGTCCGCAGAGGCCGCCCGCGCCACGATCAACGGCATCGCCAACCCGACCATGCCGGAGGTCGGCGAGCGCTACCTGGGCACGGTCGTGAAGACCACCACCTTCGGCGCGTTCGTCTCGCTGCTGCCGGGCAAGGACGGTCTGCTGCACATCTCGCAGATCCGCAAGCTCGCCGGCGGCAAGCGCGTGGAGAACGTCGAGGACGTCCTCGGCGTGGGCCAGAAGGTCCAGGTCGAGATCGCCGAGATCGACTCCCGCGGCAAGCTCTCCCTCATCCCGGTGATCGAGGGCGAGGGCGACGAGGCCGACGAGGCGAAGGACGACACCGACAAGTGA
- a CDS encoding M16 family metallopeptidase yields the protein MTSRGLKATARTSSEARAVARTQTLIKGAGGIGTVRKTTLPGGLRVVTETLPSVRSATFGIWAHVGSRDETPALNGATHYLEHLLFKGTSRRSALDISSALDAVGGEMNAFTAKEYTCYYARVLDTDLPLAIDVVCDMLTGSLILEEDVDVERGAILEEIAMTEDDPGDCVHDLFAHTMFGDNALGRPVLGTVDTVNALTADRIRRFYRKHYDPTHLVVACAGNVDHQKVVRQVRAAFEKAGALTRTEATPIGPRAGRRVIRTAGRVELLARKTEQAHVVLGMPGLARTDDRRWALGVLNTALGGGMSSRLFQEVREKRGLAYSVYSYTSGFADCGLFGVYAGCRPSQVHDVLKICRDELDHVAQNGLSDDEIARAIGQLRGSTVLGLEDTGALMNRIGKSELCWGDQMSVDDMLARIEAVTPDDVRSVAQDILGQRPSLSIIGPLKDKQASRLHDAVA from the coding sequence GTGACGTCCCGTGGCTTGAAGGCGACGGCCCGCACCTCTTCGGAGGCGCGGGCCGTCGCCCGTACCCAAACCCTGATCAAAGGCGCGGGCGGCATCGGCACCGTCCGCAAAACCACCCTCCCGGGCGGTCTGCGCGTCGTCACCGAGACGCTGCCCTCCGTCCGCTCCGCCACCTTCGGCATCTGGGCGCACGTCGGCTCACGCGACGAGACGCCCGCGCTGAACGGCGCAACGCACTACCTGGAGCACCTGCTCTTCAAGGGCACGTCGCGCAGGTCCGCCCTGGACATCTCCTCCGCCCTCGACGCGGTCGGCGGCGAGATGAACGCGTTCACGGCCAAGGAGTACACGTGCTACTACGCGCGCGTGCTCGACACCGACCTGCCGCTCGCCATCGACGTCGTCTGCGACATGCTCACCGGCTCGCTGATCCTGGAGGAGGACGTCGACGTCGAGCGCGGCGCGATCCTCGAGGAGATCGCGATGACGGAGGACGACCCGGGCGACTGCGTGCACGATCTCTTCGCGCACACCATGTTCGGCGACAACGCGCTCGGCCGCCCGGTCCTCGGCACGGTCGACACCGTCAACGCGCTGACCGCCGACCGCATCCGCCGCTTCTACAGGAAGCACTACGACCCCACGCACCTGGTGGTCGCCTGCGCGGGCAACGTCGACCACCAGAAGGTCGTACGCCAGGTGCGGGCCGCCTTCGAGAAGGCGGGCGCCCTCACCCGGACGGAGGCCACGCCCATCGGTCCGCGCGCCGGCCGCCGCGTGATCCGCACCGCCGGGCGCGTGGAGCTGCTGGCCCGCAAGACCGAGCAGGCGCACGTCGTCCTCGGCATGCCGGGCCTGGCCCGCACCGACGACCGCCGCTGGGCCCTCGGCGTGCTGAACACGGCGCTCGGCGGAGGCATGTCGTCCCGCCTGTTCCAAGAGGTCCGGGAGAAGCGCGGCCTGGCCTACAGCGTGTACTCGTACACGTCCGGCTTCGCCGACTGCGGCCTCTTCGGCGTGTACGCGGGCTGCAGGCCGAGCCAGGTGCACGACGTGCTCAAGATCTGCCGCGACGAGCTGGATCACGTCGCGCAGAACGGCCTGTCGGACGACGAGATCGCCCGCGCCATCGGCCAGCTCCGCGGTTCCACCGTCCTCGGGCTCGAGGACACGGGTGCGCTGATGAACCGTATCGGCAAGAGCGAGCTGTGCTGGGGCGACCAGATGTCGGTCGACGACATGCTGGCCCGGATCGAGGCGGTCACCCCGGACGACGTCCGGTCCGTGGCGCAGGACATCCTGGGACAGCGGCCCTCCCTGTCGATCATCGGCCCGCTCAAGGACAAACAGGCGTCCCGACTGCACGACGCGGTCGCGTGA
- the dapB gene encoding 4-hydroxy-tetrahydrodipicolinate reductase, with protein sequence MSKLRVAVLGAKGRIGAEAVRAVDAADDMELVAALGRGDQLETLVETGAQVAVELTTPASVMGNLEFCVRHGIHAVVGTTGWTDERLAQLKGWLAESPQTGVLIAPNFSIGAVLTMKFAEAAAPYFESVEVVELHHPNKVDAPSGTATRTAQLIAAAREKAGSAPQPDATATALDGARGANVDGVPVHAVRLRGLLAHQEVLLGGEGETLTIRHDSLHHSSFMPGILLGARRVVTTPGLTFGLEHFLDLK encoded by the coding sequence ATGAGCAAGCTGCGCGTGGCGGTCCTCGGCGCCAAGGGCCGGATCGGTGCGGAGGCGGTACGGGCCGTCGACGCCGCCGACGACATGGAGCTGGTGGCCGCCCTCGGCCGGGGCGACCAGCTGGAGACCCTCGTCGAGACGGGGGCCCAGGTGGCGGTGGAGCTGACCACCCCGGCCTCCGTCATGGGCAATCTGGAGTTCTGCGTACGGCACGGCATCCACGCCGTGGTCGGCACCACGGGCTGGACCGACGAGCGGTTGGCGCAGCTGAAGGGCTGGCTCGCCGAGTCCCCGCAGACCGGCGTCCTGATCGCCCCGAACTTCTCCATCGGCGCCGTGCTGACCATGAAGTTCGCCGAGGCGGCCGCCCCCTACTTCGAGTCCGTCGAGGTCGTCGAGCTGCACCACCCGAACAAGGTGGACGCCCCCAGCGGCACCGCCACGCGCACCGCCCAGCTCATCGCCGCCGCCCGCGAGAAGGCGGGCAGCGCCCCGCAGCCGGACGCCACGGCGACGGCGCTGGACGGCGCCCGCGGCGCGAACGTCGACGGCGTCCCGGTGCACGCCGTACGTCTGCGCGGCCTGCTCGCCCACCAGGAGGTGCTGCTCGGCGGCGAGGGCGAGACCCTCACCATCCGCCATGACTCGCTGCACCACAGCAGCTTCATGCCGGGCATCCTGCTCGGCGCCCGCCGCGTCGTGACCACTCCGGGCCTCACCTTCGGCCTTGAGCACTTCCTCGACCTGAAGTAG
- a CDS encoding tetratricopeptide repeat protein, translating to MRAKITYAVTAAVLVFYFILVGSRGVLLIENGTPVTVAFGVAVLILPVIGVWFLWKNTQFVRKANRLAAELEAEGGLPVDELRRTPSGRIDRDSADEVFAKRKAEAEAAPDDWRAWFRLAIAYHDARDTPRARKAMQQAIALHEGRTLVS from the coding sequence ATGCGCGCGAAGATCACCTATGCCGTCACGGCCGCCGTCCTGGTCTTCTACTTCATCCTGGTCGGCAGCCGCGGCGTGCTCCTGATCGAGAACGGCACCCCCGTCACCGTCGCGTTCGGCGTCGCGGTGCTGATCCTGCCGGTCATCGGGGTGTGGTTCCTGTGGAAGAACACCCAGTTCGTCCGCAAGGCGAACCGGCTCGCCGCCGAGCTGGAGGCGGAGGGCGGCCTGCCCGTCGACGAGCTGCGACGCACCCCGAGCGGCCGGATCGACCGCGACTCGGCCGACGAGGTCTTCGCCAAACGCAAGGCGGAGGCGGAGGCGGCCCCGGACGACTGGCGCGCATGGTTCCGCCTGGCGATCGCCTACCACGACGCCCGCGACACGCCCCGCGCCCGCAAGGCGATGCAACAGGCCATCGCCCTCCACGAAGGCCGCACGCTCGTGTCCTGA